A genome region from Aurantiacibacter sp. MUD61 includes the following:
- the dapD gene encoding 2,3,4,5-tetrahydropyridine-2,6-dicarboxylate N-succinyltransferase, with product MSAELVSAIEEAWERRSEITPADADVRRTVDSAIEMLDSGEARVAEPGADGAWQVNQWLKKAVLLSFRLHDNRVMEGGSAGTAAFDKVASKFAGWGKDRFSEAGFRVVPGAVARRGSYIAPGVVLMPSFVNIGAYVDEGTMVDTWATVGSCAQIGKNVHISGGAGIGGVLEPLQAEPVIIGDGAFIGARAEVAEGVRVGEGAVLSMGVYLGASTKIVDRATGEIHRGEVPPYAVVVPGSLPGKPLPDGTLGPSLYCAVIVKTVDAQTRAKTGINELLRE from the coding sequence ATGAGCGCCGAATTGGTATCTGCTATTGAAGAAGCCTGGGAACGGCGCAGCGAAATCACGCCAGCAGATGCGGATGTTCGCCGCACAGTCGATAGCGCCATCGAGATGCTCGACAGCGGTGAGGCGCGCGTCGCAGAGCCGGGCGCAGATGGCGCATGGCAAGTCAACCAATGGCTGAAGAAAGCTGTGCTGCTGTCTTTCCGCCTGCATGATAACCGGGTGATGGAAGGCGGCTCCGCAGGCACAGCAGCCTTTGACAAAGTCGCATCCAAATTCGCCGGATGGGGCAAAGATCGTTTCAGCGAAGCAGGCTTTCGCGTCGTGCCCGGAGCCGTCGCGCGGCGCGGCTCCTATATTGCGCCCGGCGTGGTGCTGATGCCGAGTTTCGTGAACATCGGCGCGTACGTCGATGAAGGCACGATGGTCGATACCTGGGCCACTGTCGGCTCCTGTGCGCAGATCGGCAAGAATGTGCACATTTCCGGCGGCGCGGGGATCGGCGGCGTGCTCGAACCTTTGCAGGCCGAGCCAGTCATCATCGGAGATGGTGCCTTCATCGGTGCCCGCGCCGAAGTTGCCGAGGGCGTTCGCGTTGGCGAAGGCGCCGTGCTTTCCATGGGCGTATACCTCGGGGCATCGACCAAGATCGTCGACCGGGCGACAGGCGAAATTCACCGCGGTGAAGTGCCGCCCTATGCGGTGGTGGTGCCCGGCTCGCTTCCCGGCAAGCCGCTGCCCGACGGGACACTTGGCCCCAGCCTCTATTGCGCCGTCATCGTGAAGACCGTCGATGCGCAAACACGCGCAAAGACCGGCATTAACGAATTGCTGCGCGAATAA
- a CDS encoding DUF2945 domain-containing protein has translation MSNSNSYQTDQYVKWNWGDGEGHGQVKERFEREVTRTLQGSEVTKDGDEDNPAYLIKQEDGDEVLKRGSELSDWDKD, from the coding sequence ATGAGCAATTCAAACAGCTACCAGACCGATCAATATGTGAAATGGAACTGGGGCGACGGCGAAGGCCACGGCCAGGTGAAAGAGCGCTTCGAGCGTGAAGTCACCCGTACCCTGCAAGGCTCCGAAGTCACCAAGGACGGTGATGAGGACAACCCCGCTTACCTGATCAAGCAGGAAGATGGCGATGAAGTGCTGAAGCGCGGCAGCGAACTGTCCGATTGGGACAAGGACTGA
- a CDS encoding DUF3008 family protein yields MPKAYSEAQQKAAGAALSAKRGDTKVSDLQGASKDMYDSMSEEELEKMASTDHDDLPEKADD; encoded by the coding sequence ATGCCGAAAGCTTACAGCGAAGCGCAGCAGAAAGCGGCGGGCGCCGCCCTTTCTGCCAAGCGCGGCGACACCAAGGTGTCCGATCTCCAAGGTGCTTCGAAGGATATGTATGACAGCATGTCCGAAGAGGAGCTCGAGAAAATGGCATCGACCGATCATGACGATCTGCCGGAAAAGGCAGACGACTGA
- a CDS encoding DUF3140 domain-containing protein, with product MDDDKKDEVYSDFYDAVNMQPKELEEWLDTEESKSVGDNDDGESTGHRSGRRIVEIKRTDKDDLTDSQYEHMQKVVGYVNRHTAQRPDGDIENSDWRYSLMNWGHDPMKDD from the coding sequence ATGGACGATGACAAAAAGGACGAGGTCTATTCCGACTTTTATGATGCTGTGAACATGCAGCCCAAAGAGCTGGAAGAATGGCTGGACACTGAGGAATCGAAATCGGTCGGGGACAATGATGATGGCGAGAGCACCGGGCACCGCTCGGGCCGCCGCATTGTCGAGATCAAGCGCACCGACAAGGATGATCTGACCGATAGTCAGTATGAGCACATGCAAAAGGTCGTCGGCTATGTGAACCGGCACACGGCGCAGCGGCCGGATGGCGACATCGAGAATTCGGACTGGCGCTATTCACTGATGAACTGGGGTCATGACCCCATGAAAGACGACTAA
- a CDS encoding dipeptidase: MRHLSMLAITTALSAMLVGTPAFAQDTPEEVAAAALEASPVWDGHNDVPGRLRGQFGNVIGDFDFHDTLEGDEWTPGQMHTDLQRLREGRVGAQWWSVWISTSLEEPEAVQVTLEQIDVTHRLIAAFPDDLALALTADDVEAAMAEGRIASLIGMEGGHSIGSSLSVLRQMYDLGARYMTITHNLNTPWADSATDAPEHGGLTEFGITVVQEMARLGMLIDLSHVSEDTMHDTLDATGAPVIFSHSGVRAVNGHARNVPDGVLQRLPENGGIVMVVGLPGYLSEEQRIWYAARQAEQARLEAWWQGRPDLVESGMEEWDQANAMPEATISDWADHIDHVRDVAGIDHIGIGGDYDGMRSGPVGAEDVTGYPPLFTELARRGYSQADLEMIAFGNMMRVMREAEAYAASQAEVPPYESDVRAEAS; the protein is encoded by the coding sequence ATGCGCCACTTGTCCATGCTCGCCATCACTACCGCGCTCTCCGCAATGCTCGTCGGAACGCCTGCATTTGCCCAGGATACGCCGGAGGAGGTCGCCGCCGCAGCTCTGGAAGCCTCGCCGGTGTGGGATGGCCACAACGATGTTCCGGGACGGCTGCGCGGGCAGTTCGGCAATGTGATCGGCGATTTCGATTTCCACGATACGCTGGAAGGCGACGAATGGACGCCGGGTCAAATGCACACCGATCTGCAGCGCCTGCGAGAGGGCCGCGTTGGCGCGCAATGGTGGTCTGTGTGGATTTCGACCTCGCTGGAAGAGCCGGAGGCGGTGCAGGTCACACTCGAGCAAATCGATGTCACCCACCGCCTGATCGCGGCATTCCCGGACGATCTGGCGCTTGCGCTGACTGCGGATGATGTCGAAGCCGCCATGGCCGAGGGGCGTATCGCCTCCCTGATCGGCATGGAAGGCGGGCATTCGATCGGGTCGAGCCTGTCCGTGCTGCGGCAGATGTACGATCTGGGCGCGCGCTATATGACCATTACGCACAATCTCAACACTCCGTGGGCCGACAGCGCGACGGACGCGCCCGAACACGGCGGCCTCACCGAATTCGGCATCACGGTTGTGCAGGAAATGGCAAGGCTCGGCATGCTGATCGATCTCAGCCATGTGTCCGAGGATACGATGCACGATACGCTCGATGCGACTGGCGCGCCGGTGATCTTCAGTCATTCGGGCGTGCGCGCCGTCAACGGCCATGCCCGCAATGTGCCGGACGGCGTGCTTCAGCGTTTGCCAGAGAATGGCGGTATCGTGATGGTCGTCGGCCTTCCGGGCTATCTGAGCGAGGAGCAGCGCATCTGGTATGCCGCGAGGCAGGCGGAGCAGGCGCGCCTCGAGGCGTGGTGGCAAGGCCGCCCCGATCTCGTCGAATCCGGAATGGAAGAATGGGACCAAGCAAACGCCATGCCGGAGGCGACGATTTCCGACTGGGCCGACCACATCGATCACGTGCGCGATGTTGCGGGCATCGATCATATCGGTATCGGCGGCGATTACGACGGGATGCGCAGTGGCCCCGTGGGTGCGGAGGATGTGACCGGTTACCCGCCCTTGTTCACCGAGCTGGCGCGGCGCGGATACTCGCAGGCTGATCTGGAAATGATCGCGTTCGGCAACATGATGCGCGTGATGCGGGAGGCGGAGGCTTATGCCGCTTCACAGGCAGAAGTGCCGCCGTATGAGAGCGATGTTCGAGCGGAAGCAAGCTAG
- a CDS encoding cupin domain-containing protein: protein MTKASELIAKLDLQPHPEGGWYKETWRAPADEGERASGTLIHFLLESHQSSHWHRVDAAEIWLWHAGNPLELSLNTPSTSEVSSVVLGPDLTGDHVAQHVIAPHEWQAARPVPGPFDFTLVSCVVSPGFEFSGFTLAPEGWSPQGGGSAA, encoded by the coding sequence ATGACCAAGGCCAGCGAACTGATCGCAAAGCTCGATCTCCAACCGCACCCGGAAGGAGGATGGTACAAGGAGACGTGGCGTGCGCCAGCCGACGAAGGCGAACGCGCGAGCGGTACGCTCATCCATTTCCTGCTCGAAAGCCACCAGTCATCCCATTGGCACCGGGTGGATGCTGCTGAGATCTGGCTCTGGCATGCGGGGAACCCGCTGGAACTGTCGCTGAACACGCCGAGCACCAGCGAAGTGAGTTCAGTGGTGCTGGGTCCCGACTTGACCGGAGATCATGTGGCGCAACACGTCATCGCGCCACACGAATGGCAGGCCGCTCGGCCCGTGCCGGGTCCATTCGATTTCACGCTTGTGTCCTGCGTCGTATCGCCCGGTTTCGAATTCTCCGGCTTTACGCTCGCACCGGAGGGTTGGAGCCCGCAAGGTGGCGGTAGCGCGGCTTGA
- a CDS encoding DoxX family protein — protein sequence MIRATLRILLAVFYAYAGYRHIVNPEPFLLITPDWVPRPEAVVLGTGIAEIAGALALLQPWSQPLRITGGIGLALYALCVWPANLNHMMMDLARPDGGWGLAYHIPRMMAQPLIIWLALWVSEAVDWPFRGRASALNDKR from the coding sequence ATGATCCGCGCCACGCTGCGTATCCTGCTGGCGGTGTTCTACGCCTATGCGGGCTATCGCCATATCGTCAATCCGGAGCCTTTCCTGCTCATCACGCCGGACTGGGTGCCCCGCCCTGAGGCGGTCGTGCTTGGGACCGGTATTGCCGAAATAGCCGGTGCGCTGGCTTTGCTGCAGCCGTGGTCGCAACCATTGCGAATTACCGGCGGTATCGGCCTTGCGCTTTATGCGCTGTGCGTCTGGCCCGCCAATCTCAATCACATGATGATGGATTTGGCCCGCCCCGATGGCGGCTGGGGCCTTGCCTATCACATACCGCGCATGATGGCGCAGCCGCTGATCATCTGGCTCGCCCTGTGGGTGAGCGAGGCTGTCGACTGGCCTTTCCGAGGCCGCGCCAGCGCTCTAAACGACAAGAGATAG
- a CDS encoding SWIB/MDM2 domain-containing protein, which translates to MAAKNNALNKPVNLTPELEEVVGKGPMTRAQVTSKVWDHIKANDLQDSKDRRMINPDAKLGKVIGNDQISMFKMTGAVSKHMS; encoded by the coding sequence ATGGCTGCCAAAAACAACGCACTGAACAAGCCGGTCAACCTGACGCCAGAGCTTGAAGAAGTGGTCGGCAAGGGTCCGATGACCCGCGCACAGGTCACCAGCAAGGTATGGGATCACATCAAGGCTAACGACCTGCAGGATTCCAAGGATCGTCGTATGATCAATCCCGATGCCAAGCTCGGCAAGGTGATCGGCAACGACCAGATCAGCATGTTCAAGATGACGGGTGCTGTTTCCAAGCACATGAGCTAA
- a CDS encoding YbhB/YbcL family Raf kinase inhibitor-like protein gives MSDTPPEWLAQSIDTLRPGHGKIVAAKLGSAALLGKGGFTMSSAAFRNNGELDPCFTADEEDAVAPPVEWTAPPPGTQELVLIVEDADFQTGEPFCHWLVWGLPGQKGQILEGEAPPRVGKNAFGNSEWLLPDPPTGDKPHDYVFQLFALDLPLTLMPGASREELIAAMEGHVMGLAILTGTYTREEGGDYDFDSEDEEI, from the coding sequence ATGTCCGACACTCCCCCAGAATGGCTCGCCCAGTCGATCGACACCCTGCGGCCCGGCCACGGCAAGATCGTGGCGGCTAAGCTTGGCAGTGCGGCATTGCTGGGCAAGGGCGGCTTTACAATGTCCTCTGCCGCTTTCCGCAACAATGGAGAACTCGATCCGTGTTTCACCGCGGATGAGGAAGATGCTGTTGCCCCGCCTGTGGAATGGACCGCGCCGCCTCCCGGCACACAGGAGTTGGTCCTGATCGTTGAGGATGCCGATTTCCAGACGGGCGAACCCTTTTGCCATTGGCTGGTCTGGGGCCTCCCCGGACAGAAGGGCCAGATCCTTGAAGGCGAAGCTCCGCCGCGCGTTGGCAAGAACGCTTTCGGCAATTCGGAATGGCTGCTGCCGGACCCTCCCACGGGCGATAAACCGCACGATTACGTGTTCCAGCTTTTCGCCCTGGACTTGCCCCTGACACTGATGCCGGGGGCGAGTCGCGAGGAGCTTATCGCTGCCATGGAAGGCCATGTGATGGGTTTGGCAATACTTACAGGCACTTATACCCGCGAAGAAGGTGGGGATTACGACTTTGACAGTGAAGACGAAGAAATTTGA
- a CDS encoding S41 family peptidase, which produces MLVSCGGGSDSPPPLAGGGGGGAGGGGGGGTAGCSITERLDFIDQVFSQWYLFPSLLDNSVNRAGVTNTQSYINDRVAPARAQNIDRFFSYITSIEEEEAFANSGATAGFGFRIGYDDDNRRVFVVETFEGTAALGANIDRGSEILAIGTPAANLVTVNSLLATGGRAAVSDALGPGDPGTTRVLRVIDQAGVQRDVSLTKTNFTFDPISDRYGSLILNDGGKQVGYFNLRTFSVDNDEAIADLRSVYSGFRAQGVRELIIDLRYNGGGRINYAAIMADLMGRNRGGQVFSTIEFNDARASENNSTLRFDPDGNSIAPLKIAFITTRGTASASELIINGMDPYVEVALIGSDTFGKPVGQSAFDLSECDARFRPVTLQIANSNGRGDYYNGLADVISDTCRANDDISRQFGDPNEAMIATALDYLAGRSCTAIAGGGIGIQSVGDSGLLAPEPQERSYAQHEVPGLY; this is translated from the coding sequence ATGCTGGTATCTTGCGGAGGCGGTTCCGACAGCCCGCCGCCGCTTGCTGGCGGCGGTGGTGGTGGTGCCGGAGGCGGTGGCGGTGGCGGCACTGCTGGTTGCAGCATTACCGAGCGGCTCGACTTCATCGATCAAGTCTTCAGCCAGTGGTATTTGTTTCCCAGCCTGCTCGACAACTCGGTAAACCGCGCCGGTGTGACAAACACGCAAAGCTACATCAACGACCGCGTGGCTCCGGCTCGCGCGCAGAATATCGACCGGTTTTTCAGCTACATCACGTCGATCGAGGAAGAGGAAGCCTTCGCAAATAGCGGGGCGACTGCCGGATTCGGCTTCCGGATCGGTTATGATGATGACAATCGGCGCGTGTTTGTCGTTGAGACATTCGAAGGCACTGCGGCACTCGGCGCAAACATCGACCGTGGATCGGAGATCTTGGCAATCGGGACACCCGCAGCCAATCTCGTAACGGTCAATTCCCTGCTCGCAACTGGCGGGCGTGCGGCTGTCTCTGACGCACTTGGCCCAGGGGATCCGGGGACGACGCGCGTCCTTCGTGTGATCGACCAAGCTGGCGTCCAGCGCGACGTTTCGCTGACCAAGACAAACTTCACGTTCGATCCGATTTCGGACCGATACGGCTCGCTTATTCTGAACGATGGCGGAAAACAGGTCGGTTACTTCAATCTCAGGACCTTTTCCGTCGATAATGACGAGGCCATTGCCGATTTGCGTTCGGTCTACAGCGGTTTCCGCGCACAAGGCGTAAGAGAACTGATTATCGATCTGCGCTATAATGGTGGTGGACGGATCAATTATGCTGCCATCATGGCTGATTTGATGGGTCGCAATCGAGGCGGTCAGGTCTTCAGCACGATCGAATTCAACGATGCGCGGGCCAGCGAGAATAATTCTACGCTGCGCTTCGATCCTGACGGAAACTCTATCGCACCCTTAAAGATCGCCTTCATCACTACGAGGGGAACGGCCTCCGCTAGCGAATTGATCATCAACGGCATGGATCCCTACGTAGAGGTTGCTCTTATCGGCAGCGACACATTCGGGAAACCGGTCGGTCAATCGGCATTTGATCTGTCAGAGTGCGATGCCCGGTTCCGCCCTGTCACTTTGCAGATCGCGAACAGCAACGGCCGGGGCGATTACTACAACGGTCTCGCCGACGTCATATCGGACACCTGCCGCGCAAATGACGACATTTCACGGCAATTTGGCGATCCAAACGAAGCGATGATTGCGACCGCGTTGGATTATCTCGCCGGCCGCAGCTGCACCGCGATTGCTGGAGGTGGTATCGGCATCCAGTCGGTGGGAGATAGCGGCTTGCTCGCGCCAGAGCCTCAGGAACGAAGCTACGCGCAGCACGAGGTGCCTGGACTTTACTAG
- a CDS encoding BLUF domain-containing protein, producing the protein MLSLIYVSTATSRLPLAAVEAMADRAAARNAQVGITGMLAYNGESFMQLLEGDGDAVLATMRRIERDTRHGDINYVRQEIRYQRECPDWSMKTLLAPLSRMGSAALFTKSLPRSTDLDTRILFTSFASTVRPDIVAKIEERRQRVVLADMPVAANV; encoded by the coding sequence ATGCTTTCGCTGATCTATGTAAGCACCGCTACGTCGCGCCTGCCACTGGCCGCCGTTGAAGCTATGGCTGATCGAGCCGCCGCGCGGAATGCGCAGGTCGGCATAACCGGTATGTTGGCCTACAACGGCGAGAGCTTCATGCAATTGCTGGAAGGCGATGGTGACGCTGTCCTCGCGACAATGCGCCGTATCGAACGCGATACACGCCATGGCGACATCAACTACGTTCGGCAGGAAATCCGGTACCAGCGCGAATGCCCCGATTGGTCCATGAAAACGCTGCTGGCTCCGCTTTCGCGCATGGGCAGCGCGGCGCTCTTCACCAAATCGCTGCCTCGCTCGACAGACCTCGATACGCGGATCCTCTTCACCAGCTTCGCCTCCACTGTCCGCCCGGATATAGTCGCAAAGATCGAGGAGCGCCGTCAGCGCGTGGTTCTGGCAGATATGCCGGTTGCCGCGAACGTGTAA
- a CDS encoding DUF3429 domain-containing protein translates to MSHTPTLARTLGFAGILPQLACALAAWFGPDEWLWTALAIGWAYAALIFSFLGGLWWGMAAASPDEARRAPAWLWVASVAPSLIALATYIPWVVGETWPGPSLTFLAIGITLSPLVDMRLVTLRPSWWMGLRLPLSLGLGASTFALALAS, encoded by the coding sequence ATGTCTCACACCCCGACACTCGCCCGAACCCTCGGCTTCGCCGGAATTCTGCCGCAGCTCGCCTGCGCGCTGGCGGCATGGTTCGGCCCTGATGAGTGGCTCTGGACAGCGCTGGCGATTGGCTGGGCCTATGCTGCGCTCATTTTCAGCTTTCTTGGCGGCTTGTGGTGGGGAATGGCCGCGGCCTCTCCAGACGAAGCGCGCCGCGCCCCGGCTTGGCTATGGGTGGCATCCGTCGCGCCCAGCCTCATCGCGCTCGCGACATATATTCCGTGGGTGGTGGGTGAGACATGGCCCGGCCCTTCGCTCACTTTCCTGGCGATCGGGATTACGCTGAGCCCCCTGGTCGATATGCGACTGGTGACCCTGCGGCCTAGTTGGTGGATGGGGCTGCGGCTGCCGCTCTCGCTCGGCCTCGGCGCCAGCACTTTCGCTTTGGCACTGGCCTCCTGA
- a CDS encoding fasciclin domain-containing protein: MKKLTLALASAASLAIVACAEPAEEDTTMADETAMTDDAMADEGPGTIVDVASGNGDFSTLVTAVTAAELGETLSGEGPFTVFAPTNAAFDALPEGTVDTLVNEDTETLSSILTYHVVEGNLMAADVMSAIESAGEGGYEVTTVGGGTLTATVVDGNVVLTDATGGIATVTDTDIAASNGVIHVIDTVLMPQ, translated from the coding sequence ATGAAGAAGCTTACACTTGCACTCGCCTCTGCCGCATCGCTCGCGATCGTCGCCTGCGCCGAACCGGCAGAAGAAGATACCACAATGGCCGACGAAACGGCGATGACGGACGACGCCATGGCCGATGAAGGCCCGGGCACGATCGTCGATGTCGCATCGGGCAATGGCGATTTCTCGACGCTCGTGACCGCCGTGACGGCAGCCGAGCTGGGCGAAACGCTTTCGGGCGAAGGTCCGTTCACTGTATTTGCACCGACCAACGCCGCATTTGACGCCCTGCCGGAAGGCACCGTCGATACGCTGGTGAACGAAGACACCGAGACGCTGAGCTCGATCCTGACGTACCACGTGGTCGAAGGCAATCTGATGGCCGCAGACGTGATGTCGGCAATCGAGAGCGCCGGTGAAGGCGGCTATGAAGTCACGACCGTTGGTGGCGGCACGCTGACCGCGACTGTCGTGGACGGCAATGTCGTACTGACCGATGCAACGGGCGGCATCGCAACGGTGACCGATACCGACATCGCAGCATCGAATGGTGTGATCCACGTGATCGACACTGTCCTGATGCCCCAGTAA
- a CDS encoding FAD-binding domain-containing protein: protein MNFHPSRAAGLDRLEAFLPHTGADYARTRNHDHGTGRSNVSQLSPWLHAGLLSEREVLERTLDAHSRADADKFVSEVFWRVYFKGYLEQRPTIWRVFCEARSDALAALSENAGRAKAYAEATEGRTGIPAFDHWACELIETGYLHNHARMWFASIWIFTLKLDWTLGADFFLRHLMDGDAASNTLSWRWVAGLHTKGKTYQARASNIEQYTAEHPKGPLAADGLSDEAEALEEEQEHQRRDLDLPETKPGSPLDDRYALLLHDEAAHHAPLCLPHAPALVIGAARPDARSPEPVGDRARAFAHGAVESGVADARQAFDCAGTVWTDEGELVQLLESRDVTQIVTGHIPTGWTRDVLQPKLTSLPDDIAVTQLLPDLHRLTWPHARAGFFRVKKEIDCVLGGIGVAEG, encoded by the coding sequence ATGAATTTTCATCCCTCCCGCGCTGCTGGTCTCGATCGGCTCGAAGCCTTCCTGCCCCATACTGGCGCCGATTATGCCCGCACCCGCAATCACGATCACGGCACGGGCCGCTCCAACGTCTCACAGCTTTCACCGTGGCTCCACGCGGGCCTGCTTTCCGAACGCGAAGTTCTCGAGCGCACGCTCGATGCGCATTCACGCGCGGACGCGGACAAATTCGTGAGTGAGGTTTTCTGGCGGGTCTATTTCAAAGGCTATCTCGAACAGCGCCCGACCATCTGGCGTGTCTTTTGCGAAGCGCGCAGCGATGCTTTGGCCGCGCTGTCAGAGAATGCGGGCCGTGCCAAAGCCTATGCCGAGGCAACCGAAGGGCGCACAGGTATCCCTGCTTTCGACCATTGGGCGTGCGAACTCATCGAAACAGGATATCTGCACAACCACGCGCGCATGTGGTTCGCCAGCATCTGGATCTTCACGCTCAAGCTCGACTGGACGCTTGGTGCCGATTTCTTTCTGCGCCATTTGATGGATGGTGACGCTGCGTCCAATACGCTCAGCTGGCGCTGGGTTGCCGGCCTGCACACCAAGGGTAAGACCTATCAGGCGCGCGCAAGCAATATCGAACAATACACTGCCGAGCATCCCAAGGGCCCTCTTGCTGCGGACGGGCTCTCGGATGAAGCGGAAGCGCTGGAGGAAGAGCAGGAGCACCAGCGCCGCGATCTTGATCTGCCGGAAACAAAACCGGGCTCACCTCTCGATGATCGCTATGCCCTCTTGCTACATGACGAGGCTGCCCATCACGCTCCGCTCTGCCTGCCGCATGCCCCCGCTTTGGTGATCGGCGCTGCGCGGCCTGATGCGCGCTCGCCAGAGCCGGTTGGTGATCGCGCTCGCGCCTTTGCTCACGGCGCGGTCGAGAGCGGCGTGGCAGATGCCCGTCAGGCTTTCGATTGCGCTGGCACGGTGTGGACCGATGAAGGCGAACTCGTCCAGCTTCTCGAAAGCCGTGACGTTACGCAGATAGTAACGGGCCACATACCGACCGGTTGGACCAGAGATGTCCTTCAACCAAAACTCACCTCACTGCCAGACGACATTGCGGTGACCCAGCTGCTTCCCGATTTGCATCGCCTTACTTGGCCGCATGCGCGCGCAGGCTTCTTCCGCGTGAAGAAGGAAATTGACTGTGTTTTGGGCGGGATCGGTGTGGCCGAAGGATAA
- a CDS encoding DUF962 domain-containing protein, producing the protein MTTNRFTSFDEFWPYYLQEHAKPRTRALHYVGTTLVFVVAAFAIVSGQFWWLLAMPVAGYFFAWLAHFTVEKNRPATFTYPGWSLAADFKMYFLWLTGKLGPELERASVRPPSR; encoded by the coding sequence ATGACGACCAATCGCTTCACCAGCTTTGACGAATTCTGGCCTTACTACTTGCAGGAACACGCCAAGCCGCGCACCCGTGCCTTGCATTATGTCGGTACGACGCTGGTCTTCGTCGTCGCCGCTTTTGCTATCGTGAGCGGACAATTCTGGTGGCTATTGGCGATGCCGGTCGCCGGTTATTTTTTCGCATGGCTAGCGCATTTCACTGTCGAAAAGAACCGTCCGGCGACATTCACGTATCCGGGCTGGAGTCTCGCCGCCGATTTCAAAATGTATTTCCTGTGGCTGACCGGCAAGCTCGGACCTGAGCTCGAACGCGCAAGCGTGCGGCCTCCGTCAAGGTAG